In Staphylococcus saccharolyticus, one genomic interval encodes:
- a CDS encoding YtxH domain-containing protein, with protein MFRYYKSGFQNAKPQNLKIILYTLISFVICFVVTRFATALIIRQYMQMQMLAQFGQPVQRLLIPIIGIIVILALLFIFAGYQLIAGATNVIQKAIKKEKVNFSDLFVAFKKGNYAKSLLLALISIALLIIMYVIIALLNYLFNLAITSLFSSLQHVASNGSNAMGILLTVQIILYIITSFILSFVYWLFFIFMINYTVAYNENPTHKPFKNFIERFKGIKNGNKTWFKFYIGVLLINLIAIIFSQPLLTLVRLLTSSISQNAANIIVITTFVIIIILKLFIYYVLIMGIINYFIKRGKRLNKSTKQTRKDNKNQDEVTLANTKDEVKDTTQDKANHHEEKEHRLKDKAESKLDHQHENHSTQKEDVKENVQDKLNDNKDNISDQAKDHFDKK; from the coding sequence TTGTTTAGATATTATAAATCTGGATTTCAAAATGCTAAACCGCAAAATCTTAAAATCATATTATATACATTAATTAGTTTTGTAATATGTTTTGTTGTAACTAGATTTGCAACGGCATTAATAATACGCCAATACATGCAAATGCAAATGTTAGCGCAATTTGGTCAACCTGTTCAAAGATTATTAATTCCTATTATTGGTATTATTGTTATTTTAGCATTACTATTTATCTTTGCAGGTTATCAATTAATCGCTGGAGCTACAAATGTAATTCAAAAGGCTATTAAAAAAGAGAAAGTTAACTTTAGCGATTTATTTGTGGCTTTTAAAAAAGGTAACTATGCCAAATCATTGTTACTTGCTTTAATTTCTATTGCACTATTAATCATCATGTATGTTATTATTGCGCTTTTAAACTATTTATTTAATTTAGCAATAACATCATTATTTAGTTCGCTACAACACGTAGCAAGTAACGGTAGTAATGCAATGGGAATTTTATTAACGGTCCAAATTATTTTATACATCATAACATCATTTATACTATCATTTGTATATTGGTTATTCTTCATCTTTATGATTAACTATACAGTAGCCTATAATGAAAATCCTACTCACAAACCTTTTAAGAATTTTATAGAAAGATTTAAAGGTATTAAAAATGGTAATAAAACATGGTTTAAATTCTATATTGGTGTATTACTTATAAACCTTATTGCCATCATTTTTAGCCAACCTTTATTAACTTTAGTCAGACTACTTACAAGTAGTATTTCTCAAAATGCTGCTAACATCATTGTAATTACAACTTTTGTTATTATAATCATCCTAAAATTATTTATTTACTATGTTTTAATTATGGGAATTATTAACTACTTTATTAAACGTGGTAAACGTCTTAATAAATCGACTAAACAAACTCGTAAAGATAATAAGAATCAAGATGAAGTTACTTTAGCTAACACTAAAGATGAGGTTAAAGACACGACTCAAGATAAAGCTAACCATCACGAAGAAAAAGAACATCGTCTTAAAGATAAAGCAGAATCAAAATTAGATCATCAACACGAGAATCATTCTACTCAAAAAGAAGACGTGAAAGAAAATGTACAAGACAAATTAAATGACAACAAAGATAATATCTCAGATCAGGCTAAAGATCATTTTGATAAAAAATAA
- a CDS encoding NAD(P)-binding oxidoreductase: MSILVIGANGGVGSKLVQQLKEDYVDFTAGVRKNEQVKELENQGIKSTLIDVEKNDINDLKSIFKDYDKVIFSVGSGGNTGADKTIIVDLDGAVKTIKASVEAGIKHYVMVSTYDSRREAFDLSGDLKPYTIAKHYSDDYLRNSGLNYTIVHLGSLTDDEGTGQIEADLYFDKPGSIPREDVASVLKEVVTSNHFIQQEFQILSGQKDIKDALKKYE; encoded by the coding sequence ATGAGCATTTTAGTTATTGGTGCTAATGGTGGTGTAGGTTCAAAATTAGTACAACAATTAAAAGAAGATTATGTTGATTTTACTGCTGGCGTACGCAAGAATGAGCAAGTGAAAGAATTAGAAAATCAAGGTATCAAATCAACATTAATTGATGTAGAAAAAAATGATATCAATGATTTAAAAAGTATCTTTAAAGACTATGATAAAGTTATTTTCTCTGTCGGTTCTGGTGGCAATACAGGTGCTGACAAAACAATTATTGTTGATTTGGATGGTGCTGTTAAAACAATCAAAGCTAGTGTAGAAGCAGGGATTAAACATTATGTTATGGTTTCAACTTATGATTCTAGACGTGAGGCTTTCGATCTAAGTGGTGATTTAAAACCTTATACAATAGCTAAACATTATTCTGATGATTACTTAAGAAATTCTGGCTTAAATTATACAATTGTGCATCTAGGATCTTTAACAGATGATGAAGGTACTGGACAAATCGAAGCAGATTTATATTTTGATAAGCCAGGTTCAATACCACGTGAAGACGTAGCATCGGTTTTAAAAGAGGTGGTTACGTCAAATCATTTTATTCAACAAGAGTTCCAAATTTTAAGTGGACAAAAAGACATTAAAGATGCATTAAAAAAATATGAATAA
- a CDS encoding HAD family hydrolase yields the protein MNNIKAIFLDMDGTILHENNKASEFTKETIDQLRDKGYKVFLATGRSYAEIYQLVPQGFKVDGIVSSNGTTGEIDEDNLFKHSLSLKQVKNIVDLAQQQHIYYEVFPFGSGRIVLKEDEAWMREMISTKTPPYTVSHSEWSSRRDAMKGKINWLDTLPDVDFSKIYLFNPNLEKITNFRDNLMQNKLQLSISVSNSSRYNAETMAYQTDKGTGIKKMIEHFGIKQEETLVIGDSDNDRAMFEFGHHTVAMKNARQEIKDMTNDVTEFTNEEDGAAKYLKKNFFN from the coding sequence ATGAATAATATTAAAGCAATATTTTTAGATATGGATGGAACAATCTTACATGAGAATAATAAGGCCTCAGAATTTACTAAGGAAACTATTGATCAATTAAGAGATAAGGGTTACAAAGTTTTTTTAGCTACTGGTCGTTCTTATGCTGAAATATATCAACTTGTTCCACAAGGTTTTAAAGTTGATGGGATAGTAAGTTCAAATGGAACTACAGGGGAAATTGATGAGGATAACTTATTTAAACATAGTCTATCCTTAAAGCAAGTTAAAAATATTGTCGATTTAGCACAACAACAACACATTTATTATGAAGTATTTCCGTTTGGTAGTGGTCGCATTGTTTTAAAAGAAGATGAAGCTTGGATGCGTGAAATGATTTCTACAAAAACACCACCTTATACTGTTAGTCATAGTGAGTGGTCATCAAGAAGAGATGCTATGAAAGGTAAAATAAATTGGCTAGACACCTTACCTGATGTAGATTTTTCTAAAATTTATTTGTTTAACCCTAATTTAGAAAAAATCACTAACTTTAGAGATAATTTAATGCAAAATAAACTACAATTAAGCATCAGTGTTTCTAATTCTTCTCGTTATAACGCTGAAACAATGGCTTATCAAACTGATAAGGGTACAGGAATTAAAAAAATGATTGAGCACTTTGGTATTAAACAAGAAGAAACATTAGTTATTGGAGATAGCGATAATGATAGAGCAATGTTTGAATTTGGTCACCATACAGTTGCAATGAAAAATGCTAGACAAGAAATTAAAGATATGACAAATGATGTTACAGAATTTACAAACGAAGAAGATGGGGCAGCTAAATATTTGAAAAAGAATTTTTTTAATTAA
- a CDS encoding metallophosphoesterase family protein, translated as MKFAVITDIHGNYGALQKVLDDIDSREDIDKIYNLGDNIGIGHETNKVLDTVFDRDDMEMIAGNHDEAVMSLINGTPYPKDLKGKFYEHHQWVESHLDESYYDELNQLPRYIETNIKGKNVLFIHYEIANNQLEDRIDYQPFADIVNDDEYEISQLFSDKDADLILFGHNHRLHMFDDKSTIYFNPGAVGLNNGSNTVYGIVTINEKGISVERVKLAYDDEEFLAGFKEKQVPAREFIFKNFM; from the coding sequence ATGAAATTTGCAGTTATTACAGATATCCATGGAAATTATGGTGCTTTACAAAAGGTGTTGGATGATATTGATAGTAGAGAAGATATCGATAAAATTTATAATCTTGGTGACAATATAGGAATTGGACATGAGACCAATAAGGTTTTAGATACTGTTTTTGACCGTGATGATATGGAAATGATTGCAGGTAATCATGATGAAGCAGTCATGTCGCTTATTAATGGGACACCCTATCCTAAAGATTTAAAAGGAAAATTCTATGAACATCATCAGTGGGTTGAGAGTCATTTAGATGAATCATACTATGATGAACTTAATCAACTTCCACGGTATATTGAGACAAATATAAAAGGTAAAAACGTATTATTTATCCATTATGAAATTGCCAATAATCAATTGGAAGATCGAATTGATTATCAACCTTTTGCTGATATTGTAAATGATGATGAATACGAAATATCTCAATTGTTTAGTGATAAAGATGCAGATTTAATTTTATTTGGTCATAATCATAGATTGCACATGTTTGATGATAAGTCTACAATTTATTTTAATCCTGGTGCTGTTGGTTTGAATAATGGTTCAAATACTGTATATGGTATCGTTACTATTAATGAAAAGGGAATTTCAGTAGAACGTGTTAAATTAGCTTATGATGACGAAGAGTTCTTAGCTGGGTTTAAGGAAAAACAAGTTCCAGCAAGAGAGTTTATATTTAAAAACTTCATGTAA
- the glmS gene encoding glutamine--fructose-6-phosphate transaminase (isomerizing) — translation MCGIVGYIGYDNAKELLLKGLEKLEYRGYDSAGIAVVNEDGTKVFKEKGRISKLRKVADNSDEDGTVGIGHTRWATHGIPNYENSHPHQSTSGRFTLVHNGVIENYEELKEEYLTNVSFVSDTDTEVIVQLVEYFSKQGLSTEDAFTKVLTLLHGSYALGLLDEQDKDTIYVAKNKSPLLVGVGEGFNVIASDALAMLQATNQYKEIHDHEIVIVKRDYVEIKDTDGNVQQRVTYTAEIDASDVEKGVYDHYMLKEIHEQPAVMRRIIQEYQDEKGNLKIDQDIINDVTEADRIYIIAAGTSYHAGLVGKGFIEKWAGVPTEVHVSSEFVYNIPLLSEKPLFIYISQSGETADSRAVLVETNKLGHKSLTITNVAGSTLSREADHTLLLHAGPEIAVASTKAYTAQIAVLAILFQIVAKNHGREADIDLLRELAKVTTAIETIVDDAPVMEQIADDFLATTRNAFFIGRTIDYNVSLEGALKLKEISYIQAEGFAGGELKHGTIALIEEGTPVIGLATQENVNLSIRGNMKEVVARGAYPCMISMEGLNKEGDTYVIPQVHELLTPLVSVVTMQLISYYAALHRDLDVDKPRNLAKSVTVE, via the coding sequence ATGTGTGGAATTGTTGGATACATTGGCTACGATAACGCCAAAGAATTATTATTAAAAGGTTTAGAGAAACTAGAGTATCGTGGCTATGACTCTGCAGGTATTGCAGTTGTTAATGAAGATGGAACGAAAGTTTTTAAAGAAAAAGGTAGAATTTCAAAACTACGTAAAGTAGCTGATAATAGTGATGAAGATGGGACAGTAGGAATTGGACATACACGTTGGGCTACGCATGGTATACCTAATTACGAAAATTCACATCCTCATCAATCAACATCTGGACGTTTTACATTAGTGCATAACGGTGTAATTGAGAATTATGAAGAGTTAAAAGAAGAATATTTAACAAATGTGTCATTTGTGTCTGATACTGATACTGAAGTCATTGTGCAATTAGTTGAATACTTCTCCAAGCAAGGATTATCTACTGAAGACGCATTTACTAAAGTATTGACACTGTTACATGGTTCATATGCGTTAGGTTTATTGGATGAACAAGATAAAGATACGATTTATGTTGCAAAAAATAAATCACCGCTACTTGTTGGTGTGGGTGAAGGATTTAATGTCATTGCATCTGACGCTTTAGCGATGTTACAAGCTACAAATCAATATAAGGAAATCCATGACCATGAAATCGTCATTGTTAAACGTGATTATGTTGAGATTAAAGATACTGATGGAAATGTACAACAACGTGTCACCTATACTGCTGAAATAGATGCATCAGATGTAGAAAAAGGTGTATACGATCATTACATGTTAAAAGAGATTCATGAACAGCCTGCAGTAATGCGTCGTATCATTCAAGAATACCAAGATGAAAAAGGCAATTTAAAAATTGATCAAGATATTATAAATGATGTTACAGAAGCAGATCGTATCTATATTATTGCAGCAGGTACAAGTTATCATGCAGGTTTAGTGGGTAAAGGGTTTATTGAAAAATGGGCTGGAGTTCCAACTGAAGTCCATGTATCTTCAGAATTCGTTTATAATATCCCATTACTATCTGAAAAGCCACTATTTATTTATATTTCACAATCTGGTGAGACAGCTGATAGCCGTGCAGTATTAGTTGAAACAAATAAATTAGGCCATAAGTCATTAACAATTACTAACGTAGCTGGATCGACTTTATCACGTGAAGCGGATCATACATTATTGTTGCATGCGGGTCCTGAGATAGCAGTGGCATCTACAAAGGCTTATACGGCTCAAATTGCAGTATTGGCAATCTTATTCCAAATAGTTGCTAAAAATCATGGTCGTGAAGCTGATATCGACTTATTAAGAGAGCTAGCAAAAGTAACAACTGCAATTGAAACAATTGTTGATGATGCTCCTGTAATGGAACAAATAGCTGATGATTTCTTAGCAACTACACGCAATGCGTTCTTTATTGGTAGAACAATAGATTATAATGTAAGTTTAGAAGGAGCTTTAAAACTTAAAGAAATTTCATACATTCAAGCAGAAGGTTTTGCTGGTGGTGAATTGAAACATGGTACAATTGCACTAATTGAAGAGGGGACGCCTGTGATTGGCTTAGCTACTCAAGAAAATGTTAATCTTTCTATTCGTGGTAATATGAAAGAAGTTGTTGCACGTGGCGCTTATCCTTGTATGATTTCAATGGAAGGGTTAAATAAAGAAGGAGACACTTACGTGATTCCGCAAGTGCATGAATTGTTAACTCCATTAGTTTCTGTAGTAACAATGCAATTAATTTCATATTATGCAGCACTACACAGAGATTTAGATGTAGACAAACCACGTAATTTAGCTAAATCAGTAACAGTAGAATAA
- the glmM gene encoding phosphoglucosamine mutase, with translation MGKYFGTDGVRGVANQELTPELAFKLGRYGGYVLAHNKGENHPRVLVGRDTRVSGEMLESALIGGLISIGAEVMRLGVISTPGVAYLAKEMEAALGVMISASHNPVADNGIKFFGSDGFKLSDNQENEIEELLVQENPDLPRPVGEDIVHYSDYFEGAQKYLSYLKSTVDVNLEGLKIVLDGANGSTSSLAPFLFGDLEADTETIGCSPDGYNINEQCGSTHPEKLAETVLETESDFGLAFDGDGDRIIAVDEKGQIVDGDQIMFIIGQEMHKNHELNDNMIVSTVMSNLGFYKALENEGIQSNKTKVGDRYVVEEMRRGNYNLGGEQSGHIVLMDYNTTGDGLLTGVQLASVIKMSGKPLSELASQMKKYPQALINVRVTDKYRVEENIDVQEVMTKVETKMNGEGRILVRPSGTEPLVRVMVEASTDEDAKQFAQDIADVVEEKMGLD, from the coding sequence ATGGGAAAATATTTTGGTACTGATGGCGTTCGTGGCGTAGCCAATCAAGAACTGACACCTGAATTAGCTTTTAAGTTAGGTAGATACGGAGGCTATGTTTTAGCACATAATAAAGGGGAGAATCATCCGAGAGTGTTAGTAGGTAGAGATACTAGAGTTTCTGGTGAAATGTTGGAATCGGCATTAATCGGTGGTTTGATTTCAATTGGAGCTGAAGTTATGCGTTTAGGTGTTATTTCAACTCCAGGTGTAGCTTATTTAGCTAAAGAAATGGAAGCTGCTTTAGGTGTTATGATTTCAGCATCACACAATCCAGTAGCTGATAATGGTATTAAATTCTTTGGTTCTGATGGTTTTAAATTATCTGATAATCAAGAAAATGAAATTGAAGAATTATTGGTCCAAGAAAATCCTGATTTACCACGTCCAGTTGGCGAAGATATCGTACATTACTCGGACTATTTTGAAGGTGCTCAAAAATATTTAAGTTACTTAAAATCTACTGTAGATGTTAATTTAGAGGGGCTAAAAATTGTTTTAGATGGTGCAAATGGTTCAACATCTTCACTCGCACCATTTTTATTCGGTGATTTAGAGGCAGATACTGAAACGATAGGGTGTAGTCCAGATGGTTATAATATTAATGAACAATGTGGTTCTACGCATCCTGAGAAATTAGCTGAAACAGTATTAGAAACTGAAAGTGATTTTGGTCTAGCTTTTGATGGTGATGGAGATAGAATTATTGCTGTTGATGAAAAGGGCCAAATTGTTGATGGCGATCAAATTATGTTTATCATTGGACAAGAAATGCATAAAAATCATGAATTAAACGATAACATGATTGTTTCTACTGTGATGAGTAACCTTGGGTTTTATAAAGCATTAGAAAATGAAGGTATTCAATCAAATAAAACAAAAGTTGGAGACCGCTATGTTGTAGAGGAAATGAGAAGAGGTAACTACAATCTTGGTGGTGAACAATCAGGACATATTGTTTTAATGGATTATAATACTACTGGGGATGGACTTTTAACAGGAGTTCAACTTGCTTCTGTCATTAAAATGAGTGGTAAGCCGTTAAGTGAACTGGCATCTCAAATGAAAAAATATCCTCAAGCACTTATAAATGTAAGAGTAACTGATAAATATCGTGTTGAAGAAAACATCGACGTACAAGAAGTAATGACAAAAGTCGAAACTAAAATGAATGGTGAAGGTAGAATACTTGTACGTCCTTCAGGTACTGAACCATTAGTTCGAGTAATGGTTGAAGCATCTACCGATGAAGATGCTAAACAATTTGCTCAAGATATTGCAGATGTTGTTGAAGAAAAAATGGGATTAGATTAA
- a CDS encoding thiol-disulfide oxidoreductase DCC family protein, giving the protein MPIIYYDGNCIYCYNYAIWLIQNGLSHKYEFATIKGNIGQQFFEQYPEAKNKNSVILQKGNHLEYQSRAIATLISSLPNNKKWIGIGLWLVPKPLRDLGYNLFANNRDKMWKTHWHKPTEYEKSFFLDDNAKIKLT; this is encoded by the coding sequence ATGCCTATTATTTACTATGACGGTAATTGTATTTATTGTTACAACTATGCTATTTGGTTGATTCAAAATGGTCTTTCTCATAAATATGAATTTGCAACTATTAAAGGTAACATTGGTCAACAGTTTTTCGAACAATACCCTGAGGCTAAAAATAAAAATAGCGTCATTTTACAAAAAGGGAACCACTTAGAATATCAATCTAGAGCTATTGCAACACTTATTTCTTCATTGCCAAATAATAAAAAATGGATAGGTATAGGTTTATGGTTAGTTCCTAAACCTCTGCGAGATTTAGGATATAATCTTTTTGCAAATAATAGAGATAAAATGTGGAAAACACATTGGCACAAACCCACTGAATATGAGAAATCTTTCTTTTTAGATGATAATGCTAAAATCAAGTTAACCTAA
- a CDS encoding type I phosphomannose isomerase catalytic subunit codes for MPLFLKPIFHEKVWGGSKLKTFGYNIPNERIGECWGISAHPNGKSEIENGHYAGQTLDQVWREHRELFGEFPSKDFPLMAKIVDANAPLSIHVHPDDSYAYENENGQYGKSECWYIIEADDNAEITIGTHAQSREEFENQLKDGSFEKYLRTVKVQPGDFYFVPAGTVHSIGAGIMAYEVMQSSDISYRIYDYQRKLHNKKRELSVSKALDVMDYSNELPNIAPQNEVIENHNCTHIVSSDFFTMVKWEITGTLNYMKPREFCLISVLEGKGKIIVDGDIFELEKGTNFVLTSEDLDSVFEGDFTLIISYI; via the coding sequence ATGCCGCTATTTTTAAAGCCTATTTTTCATGAGAAGGTTTGGGGAGGTAGTAAACTAAAAACGTTTGGTTACAATATTCCTAATGAACGTATAGGTGAGTGTTGGGGGATTTCTGCTCATCCTAATGGCAAAAGTGAGATTGAAAATGGACATTATGCAGGACAAACGTTAGATCAAGTTTGGCGTGAGCACAGAGAATTATTTGGAGAATTTCCAAGTAAGGATTTTCCGTTAATGGCAAAGATTGTAGATGCCAATGCTCCTCTGTCAATTCATGTTCATCCAGATGACTCATATGCTTATGAGAATGAAAATGGGCAATATGGTAAGTCTGAATGTTGGTATATTATTGAAGCAGATGATAATGCTGAAATTACTATAGGTACACATGCTCAATCTCGTGAGGAATTTGAAAATCAATTAAAAGATGGCTCATTTGAAAAGTATTTAAGAACTGTTAAAGTACAACCAGGTGACTTTTATTTCGTTCCTGCTGGTACTGTTCATTCCATTGGAGCAGGAATAATGGCATACGAAGTCATGCAGTCATCGGATATTTCTTATAGAATTTATGATTATCAACGCAAATTGCATAATAAAAAGCGTGAATTAAGTGTATCAAAAGCGCTAGATGTAATGGATTATTCTAATGAGTTGCCTAATATTGCACCACAAAATGAAGTTATAGAAAATCATAATTGTACTCATATAGTATCTAGTGATTTCTTTACGATGGTTAAATGGGAAATTACAGGAACGTTAAATTATATGAAACCTAGAGAGTTTTGTCTTATTTCAGTATTAGAAGGTAAAGGTAAGATAATTGTTGATGGTGACATTTTTGAATTAGAGAAAGGAACGAACTTTGTTTTAACTTCTGAAGATTTGGATAGTGTATTTGAAGGTGATTTCACACTCATTATTAGTTATATATAA
- the czrB gene encoding CDF family zinc efflux transporter CzrB encodes MTNHQHHSHNHIHTNNKKVLLISFIIIGTFMIIEVIGGFIANSLALLSDGFHMLSDTVSLGVALVAFIYAEKHATQSKTYGYKRYEVLAALFNSVILFIISIIIIIEAIHRFLAPPEVQSQEMFIISVIGLIINIIVAILMFKKGDTSHNLNMRGAFLHVLGDLLGSIGAIIAALLIWGFNLTIADSIASILVSLIIFKSAYAIAKSSLNILMEGTPNDVNLEAIIKTITQDEHIQNVHDYHVWTISNNMNALSCHAVVPEKLTIDECESLLESIEHQLLHLNIQHMTIQLETPKHKHDESTLCTGLHKHHH; translated from the coding sequence ATGACTAATCATCAACATCATAGTCACAACCATATTCACACCAATAATAAGAAAGTTCTCCTAATTTCATTTATTATCATTGGAACATTCATGATTATTGAAGTCATTGGAGGCTTCATTGCAAATAGTCTAGCACTCTTATCTGATGGATTTCACATGCTAAGTGATACTGTTTCTTTAGGAGTAGCATTAGTGGCATTTATCTATGCAGAAAAACATGCCACACAGTCTAAAACATATGGGTACAAACGCTATGAAGTATTAGCTGCGTTATTCAACAGTGTAATACTCTTTATAATCAGTATTATTATAATTATTGAAGCAATTCATAGATTTTTAGCTCCTCCTGAAGTTCAATCACAGGAAATGTTTATTATTAGTGTCATTGGACTCATTATCAACATTATTGTAGCAATACTGATGTTTAAAAAAGGAGATACATCACACAATCTTAACATGCGTGGTGCGTTCTTACATGTACTAGGCGATTTACTCGGTTCCATAGGAGCTATTATAGCAGCTTTACTCATTTGGGGATTTAATTTAACTATTGCAGATTCTATCGCTAGTATTTTAGTTTCGCTTATTATTTTTAAAAGTGCTTATGCAATTGCTAAATCTTCACTTAATATCTTAATGGAAGGGACTCCAAATGATGTTAATTTAGAAGCTATCATTAAGACTATTACTCAAGATGAACATATACAAAATGTACATGACTATCATGTTTGGACAATCTCTAATAATATGAATGCATTAAGTTGTCATGCAGTTGTTCCAGAAAAACTAACTATTGATGAGTGTGAATCCTTATTAGAATCGATAGAGCATCAATTATTACACTTAAATATTCAACATATGACTATCCAACTCGAAACACCTAAGCATAAGCATGACGAATCAACATTATGTACGGGTCTACATAAACATCATCATTAA
- a CDS encoding EVE domain-containing protein, producing MTEETNYFWLNCGYNRWNHNEPLVGQTTLFESGAHFNPSQGYRAFKKAKAGDQVIFYQVQTDTGLLGIGEIISVQSGVQNKIRVHFKFNEELKPLTTDYLKRSEALDFRINNIKEMLFNQIKPSEFNLIVNLGKGETKIPRYFLLSETEEFEPGKNYTIFTHTYNGIKRNGYHIYTQLEVGDNVIIYNKNKDQSVVGVGEVSRHIHEKPPIFGRTNSTAIEILYGKNITPISLGHLNTHPKLKNLYFLQENAKQAIASMSQAQYDAIIDMSDNKGVKSPFETIQRVEVDHQSTDDTLKPFVLLVVDQKEEGLNAANELLQKTNANLVITSGHPDFTEDMLYGRYLPNETGALYYREGFITHLMPKKDKSYLVIDNFNRIDPDIFQTFINVLEGYEVTLPRYNKEGHMIKWSKNKDSFYHFNPNWHILGVTYDSIDEIKQKYSSQFLKYTRIVLVNHE from the coding sequence ATGACTGAGGAAACCAATTATTTTTGGCTGAACTGTGGTTATAATAGATGGAATCATAATGAACCTCTAGTTGGTCAAACAACTTTATTTGAATCAGGCGCACATTTTAATCCTTCACAAGGTTATCGTGCTTTTAAGAAAGCTAAAGCTGGTGATCAAGTTATTTTCTATCAAGTCCAAACAGATACTGGATTGTTAGGAATAGGTGAAATTATCAGTGTTCAATCAGGCGTACAAAATAAAATTAGAGTGCACTTCAAATTTAATGAAGAATTGAAACCTTTAACAACTGATTATTTAAAAAGAAGTGAAGCGCTAGATTTTCGTATAAATAATATAAAAGAAATGCTGTTTAATCAAATTAAACCATCTGAGTTTAATTTAATTGTTAATTTAGGTAAAGGAGAGACAAAAATACCAAGATACTTTTTGCTATCAGAAACAGAAGAATTTGAACCAGGAAAGAATTATACAATTTTTACACATACGTACAATGGTATCAAAAGAAATGGCTATCACATTTACACGCAATTAGAGGTGGGTGATAATGTAATTATTTACAATAAGAATAAGGACCAATCAGTTGTTGGTGTAGGTGAAGTATCACGACATATACATGAAAAACCTCCAATTTTTGGTAGAACAAATAGTACAGCAATTGAAATTCTTTATGGCAAAAATATTACCCCTATCTCTTTAGGTCATTTAAATACGCATCCTAAATTAAAAAATCTTTACTTTTTACAGGAGAATGCTAAGCAAGCTATCGCAAGTATGTCACAAGCACAATATGATGCAATTATTGACATGAGCGATAATAAGGGTGTTAAAAGTCCATTTGAGACAATCCAAAGAGTAGAAGTAGACCATCAATCGACTGATGACACATTAAAACCTTTTGTTTTATTAGTTGTAGATCAAAAAGAGGAAGGATTAAATGCAGCTAATGAATTACTACAAAAGACAAACGCTAATCTTGTAATTACTAGTGGACATCCTGATTTTACTGAAGATATGTTGTATGGTAGGTATCTTCCAAATGAAACAGGGGCGCTCTATTATAGAGAAGGATTTATTACACATTTGATGCCTAAGAAAGATAAAAGCTATTTAGTCATTGATAATTTTAATCGCATTGATCCAGATATTTTTCAAACTTTCATTAATGTCCTTGAAGGCTATGAAGTGACTTTACCAAGATATAATAAAGAAGGTCATATGATTAAGTGGTCTAAAAATAAAGATTCTTTTTATCATTTTAATCCCAATTGGCATATTTTAGGTGTGACCTATGATTCAATAGATGAAATTAAACAAAAGTATTCCTCTCAATTTTTAAAATATACACGAATTGTTCTTGTGAATCATGAGTAA
- a CDS encoding ArsR/SmtB family transcription factor, producing MDELEPQVCSDTKTLEKVTDIFKALSDLNRLRIMKLLENGEASVGHISHALNMSQSNVSHQLKLLKSIHLVKSKRQGQSMIYSLDDQHVSTLLKQAVHHASHPTESGNSYD from the coding sequence ATGGATGAACTTGAGCCCCAAGTATGTAGTGACACTAAAACATTAGAAAAAGTTACTGACATATTTAAAGCATTAAGTGATTTAAATCGTTTAAGAATTATGAAGTTACTTGAAAATGGCGAAGCTAGTGTTGGCCATATTTCACATGCACTCAACATGTCACAATCAAACGTATCACATCAACTTAAATTATTGAAAAGTATTCATCTTGTTAAATCTAAAAGACAAGGTCAATCAATGATTTATTCATTAGATGATCAACACGTTTCTACTTTATTAAAACAAGCAGTTCATCATGCAAGTCACCCTACCGAAAGCGGGAATTCATATGACTAA